A genomic stretch from Juglans microcarpa x Juglans regia isolate MS1-56 chromosome 3S, Jm3101_v1.0, whole genome shotgun sequence includes:
- the LOC121258441 gene encoding metacaspase-3-like isoform X1 yields the protein MEGTATCTVCKKVYRMPKLSETIHCTECNAVTRITRSSNGSGLGHHFIESVLNSKPNLLPSRNSGKNHQGRQKNKQQSSSSSSSNTASPSTGDSSSLYIKPSPAVLASAEAISGRKRALLCGVTYRNKNYSLSGTINDVRSIKSLLIQRFGYPGECIRVLTEEENGNDLTTPTRKNIEDSLKWLVEGAESGDSLVFFFSGHGLRQPDFKNDELDGFDETICPVDFIEQGMIVDNDINSTIVRPLKEGVTLHAIVDACHSGTVLDLEYTYDLQNKGWKDNKPPSKAEKGTSGGLAICLSACEDDQMAADTNALTSKKEMNGAMTAILFRMVEKDPEITYEVLLNKMHDFIQQFNNKRFLINNRFLQRLFHRRKIEEPLLSSSQEFQVSARKFLR from the exons ATGGAAGGAACAGCTACATGCACTGTGTGCAAGAAAGTTTATCGAATGCCAAAGCTCTCGGAAACAATTCATTGCACAGAATGCAATGCCGTTACAAGAATAACAAGATCGTCAAATGGAAGCGGCCTAGGACATCATTTCATAGAGTCAGTACTAAATTCAAAGCCTAATCTTCTGCCATCTAGAAATTCTGGTAAAAATCATCAGGGACGTCAGAAGAATAAGCAGCAATCAAGCAGTAGTTCTTCTAGTAACACTGCAAGCCCAAGTACTGGCGATTCTTCTTCCCTATATATTAAGCCATCTCCTGCAGTACTTGCTTCTGCAGAGGCCATATCCGGAAGGAAGCGAGCACTTCTTTGTGGAGTCACTTACAGGAACAAGAATTACAGCCTCAGCGGAACTATCAATGATGTGAGAAGCATAAAAAGCTTGTTGATTCAGCGCTTTGGTTATCCTGGGGAGTGTATTCGCGTCCTCACAG AAGAGGAGAACGGAAATGATTTAACTACTCCAACGAGGAAGAATATAGAAGACTCCTTAAAATGGCTTGTGGAGGGTGCAGAGTCTGGAGACTCATTGGTGTTCTTCTTCTCTGGACATGGCTTACGACAACCTGATTTCAAAAACGATGAGCTTGATGGGTTTGATGAAACTATCTGTCCGGTTGATTTTATAGAACAAGGTATGATCGTAGACAACGACATAAATTCCACCATTGTACGTCCGCTAAAGGAGGGTGTCACGCTTCATGCAATTGTGGATGCTTGTCATAGTGGAACCGTTCTTGATTTAGAGTACACATACGACCTACAAAA TAAGGGTTGGAAAGACAACAAACCTCCGTCAAAAGCAGAAAAAGGTACAAGCGGAGGATTGGCAATTTGTCTGAGTGCTTGTGAAGATGATCAGATGGCTGCCGATACCAAT GCTTTGACGTccaaaaaggaaatgaatggaGCAATGACTGCTATTTTGTTCCGAATGGTTGAGAAGGATCCTGAAATAACATACGAAGTTTTACTCAACAAAATGCATGACTTTATCCAACAGTTTAACAATAAAAGATTCCTGATCAATAATAGGTTCTTACAGAGACTTTTTCATCGCAGAAAAATAGAG GAACCTCTGCTATCATCGTCTCAGGAATTCCAGGTTTCCGCGAGGAAATTTTTGCGGTAA
- the LOC121258441 gene encoding metacaspase-3-like isoform X2, with protein MEGTATCTVCKKVYRMPKLSETIHCTECNAVTRITRSSNGSGLGHHFIESVLNSKPNLLPSRNSGKNHQGRQKNKQQSSSSSSSNTASPSTGDSSSLYIKPSPAVLASAEAISGRKRALLCGVTYRNKNYSLSGTINDVRSIKSLLIQRFGYPGECIRVLTEEENGNDLTTPTRKNIEDSLKWLVEGAESGDSLVFFFSGHGLRQPDFKNDELDGFDETICPVDFIEQGMIVDNDINSTIVRPLKEGVTLHAIVDACHSGTVLDLEYTYDLQNKGWKDNKPPSKAEKGTSGGLAICLSACEDDQMAADTNALTSKKEMNGAMTAILFRMVEKDPEITYEVLLNKMHDFIQQFNNKRFLINNRFLQRLFHRRKIEEPVLSSSSNFEVSSKKFFL; from the exons ATGGAAGGAACAGCTACATGCACTGTGTGCAAGAAAGTTTATCGAATGCCAAAGCTCTCGGAAACAATTCATTGCACAGAATGCAATGCCGTTACAAGAATAACAAGATCGTCAAATGGAAGCGGCCTAGGACATCATTTCATAGAGTCAGTACTAAATTCAAAGCCTAATCTTCTGCCATCTAGAAATTCTGGTAAAAATCATCAGGGACGTCAGAAGAATAAGCAGCAATCAAGCAGTAGTTCTTCTAGTAACACTGCAAGCCCAAGTACTGGCGATTCTTCTTCCCTATATATTAAGCCATCTCCTGCAGTACTTGCTTCTGCAGAGGCCATATCCGGAAGGAAGCGAGCACTTCTTTGTGGAGTCACTTACAGGAACAAGAATTACAGCCTCAGCGGAACTATCAATGATGTGAGAAGCATAAAAAGCTTGTTGATTCAGCGCTTTGGTTATCCTGGGGAGTGTATTCGCGTCCTCACAG AAGAGGAGAACGGAAATGATTTAACTACTCCAACGAGGAAGAATATAGAAGACTCCTTAAAATGGCTTGTGGAGGGTGCAGAGTCTGGAGACTCATTGGTGTTCTTCTTCTCTGGACATGGCTTACGACAACCTGATTTCAAAAACGATGAGCTTGATGGGTTTGATGAAACTATCTGTCCGGTTGATTTTATAGAACAAGGTATGATCGTAGACAACGACATAAATTCCACCATTGTACGTCCGCTAAAGGAGGGTGTCACGCTTCATGCAATTGTGGATGCTTGTCATAGTGGAACCGTTCTTGATTTAGAGTACACATACGACCTACAAAA TAAGGGTTGGAAAGACAACAAACCTCCGTCAAAAGCAGAAAAAGGTACAAGCGGAGGATTGGCAATTTGTCTGAGTGCTTGTGAAGATGATCAGATGGCTGCCGATACCAAT GCTTTGACGTccaaaaaggaaatgaatggaGCAATGACTGCTATTTTGTTCCGAATGGTTGAGAAGGATCCTGAAATAACATACGAAGTTTTACTCAACAAAATGCATGACTTTATCCAACAGTTTAACAATAAAAGATTCCTGATCAATAATAGGTTCTTACAGAGACTTTTTCATCGCAGAAAAATAGAG GAACCTGTGCTATCATCGTCTAGTAATTTCGAGGTTTCCTCAAAGAAATTCTTTCTGTAG